In Diabrotica undecimpunctata isolate CICGRU chromosome 4, icDiaUnde3, whole genome shotgun sequence, a single genomic region encodes these proteins:
- the LOC140439001 gene encoding uncharacterized protein: MANEANISEQDILKLKLRLEKIEPLCGEFDSIQSDIDISAEGELELQQTQDNERFTFENNYFDSVALAKHLISKYDNSNSSNIPDNDNINLSSLPPMHLKTFSGNYEDWIEFRDTYIAMIHSNKKLDDMKKYYYLKGSLEGSAAQVIKEIKFGASYYNSAWNSLCERYDRAKMLIHKHVKALFNIETISKETSHKIRALVDEVSNHLQALENLNKSTDNWDLLLIHMITSKFDNNILRDWEKHTKEMQDETWSDLKRFLRDRADYLEKIEGKIEKQPSIQEKSGKFDAKQRSKGYARSFTSTSEFNGTSKGCVFCKGDHSIYSCEQFLRLSIFERRKIVNKAKLCLNCLRTGHIRSKCKLGPCRKCKQWHNTLIHEEISSNKHENNETIANNNTSLTTITALPSVQQTILSTACVKIADSRGKYHIARALLDSGSQKSFITERFFNLLGFQGQATNLSITGISNQTSCSSKKCNICIESQYHYFKADVTFFILKELTSNLPATFVDNETLNIPSNIILADSKFLESRPIDILIGADLFWQLLCPNQIKINQYVFQETHLGWVASGQVGLSSLNNIRCHLSTSINLDLQMQLAKFWELEECQSTKILSTEEQFCEEHFKENTRRNENGRFIVRLPLKQSPESLGESKVQAEQRFYSLERKLKRNPSFRELYVQFMQEYQELNHMTAIEENDYPYPVYYMPHHGVLREQSLTTKLRVVFDCSAPTTSGLSLNHIQCVGPTLQDDLFSILIRFRQHRYVVTADIEKMYRMITVDDECKNLQRILWRDDPSEPIKTFVLNTVTYGQACASYLAIRCLIQLATDNEKTFPEIAEIILRDFYVDDMLTGADTIEETQHICQTVSNILKAGCFNLRKWYSNDNKVLDGLQHSNDACILKFDPEEKAKTLGLTWSCNADLLHFEVETLPINKIPTKRSVLSSISKIFDPLGLLGPCTVLAKTIMQKLWLEKISWDAPIPNDLAERWIKFQSELAQLSQVNLPRHAICKNYKYIEIHGFADSSSIAYGACIYLRSLDHDNQVHIHLLCSKSKVAPIKTISIPRLELCGALLLARLFNKVKQSVRITINETILWSDSTIVLSWIRTSPNLLNTFVSNRVSEIQSLTSNCKWRHVSSRDNPCDILSRGLFPSHILNHEIWWSGPPWLQLNESSWPTSKFDYILDLPELKQQNFTHLATASKLFPFERFSRLSHLKRVVAVCFRFKSNSLRSDKEKRSLNKFPISIGELDQAFHSLIRMSQMESFSNEIELLTNNKSIIKGKLASLNPFLDDKGLLRVGGRLINSSYEFNKIHPIVLDSKHKFCQLLFQFEHYRLMHLGPQGLLATIREQFWPIGGRRLARSTVKSCLTCFRFNPKTIQPMMGNLPKERLNLSSPFSYTGVDYAGPFNIKTHKGRGGSIIKGYISLFICFTTKAVHMELVSSLSANEFLLALRRFVARRGKPIKIFSDNGTNFVGAFKELGTFLSNNELTLQKAYTQEAISWHFNPPYSPHMGGIWEAGVKSCKHHLKRVLQNTHFTFEEFNTMLNQIEAILNSRPLCPLSSDPSDYTPLTPAHFLIGRPLVACPDRNITEERVNRLTRYQHIQLLCQHFWRRWSLEYIAELQYRTKWKTNHGSLSEGSLVLLKSDNTLPTQWRLGRIVHIFKGSDNVARVASIKTQDGIVKRSFTKICPLPIES, from the coding sequence ATGGCAAATGAGGCAAATATTTCAGAACaggacattttaaaattaaaattaagactaGAAAAGATAGAACCATTATGTGGGGAATTCGATAGTATTCAAAGCGATATCGATATCAGTGCTGAGGGAGAACTAGAATTACAACAAACTCAGGATAACGAAAGGTTCACTTTcgaaaataattatttcgatTCTGTGGCACTAGCCAAACACTTGATAAGCAAATACGATAATTCAAATTCAAGCAATATTCCTGATAATGACAATATAAATTTGAGTTCTTTGCCTCCAATGCATCTAAAAACATTTAGCGGTAACTACGAGGACTGGATCGAATTCCGCGATACTTACATAGCCATGATACACAGCAATAAAAAATTGGACgatatgaaaaaatattattatcttaAAGGTTCATTAGAAGGTTCCGCGGCACAAgtcattaaagaaattaaattcgGGGCTTCTTATTACAACAGTGCTTGGAACTCACTATGCGAAAGATACGATAGGGCTAAAATGTTAATTCACAAGCACGTAAAAGCACTTTTTAATATAGAAACAATAAGCAAAGAAACTTCACACAAAATACGAGCATTGGTTGATGAAGTTTCTAATCATTTGCAGGCATTagagaatttaaataaaagtacTGACAATTGGGATCTACTCTTGATTCATATGATTACATCTAAATTTGACAACAATATTTTACGTGATTGGGAAAAACATACTAAAGAGATGCAAGACGAAACGTGGAGCGATTTAAAGCGATTTCTAAGGGATCGTGCAGactatttagaaaaaatagaggGTAAGATTGAAAAGCAGCCTTCAATACAAGAGAAATCGGGTAAATTCGATGCCAAGCAACGGTCTAAAGGGTATGCTCGAAGTTTTACTTCTACAAGCGAGTTTAATGGTACTAGCAAAGGTTGTGTTTTCTGCAAGGGCGATCATTCAATTTATTCCTGTGAGCAATTTCTTAGGCTTTCTATTTTTGAGAGGCGCAAAATTGTCAATAAAGCCAAATTATGTCTAAACTGCTTAAGAACAGGCCATATTCGTTCTAAATGCAAACTAGGGCCTTGCCGAAAATGTAAGCAATGGCACAATACTCTTATTCATGAGGAAATCTCTAGTAATAAACATGAAAACAATGAAACTATAGCAAACAATAACACTTCTCTAACTACCATAACTGCATTGCCCTCTGTGCAGCAAACAATTTTATCAACTGCCTGTGTAAAAATAGCAGATTCGAGGGGTAAATATCACATTGCGCGTGCGCTTCTAGATTCAGGTTCTCAGAAATCATTCATAACCGAGCGCTTCTTCAATCTCTTAGGTTTTCAGGGTCAAGCTACCAATCTTTCTATCACTGGCATCAGCAATCAGACTTCTTGTTCTTCCAAAAAGTGCAATATATGTATAGAATCACAATATCACTATTTTAAGGCtgatgttacattttttattctaAAGGAATTAACTAGCAATCTACCTGCAACATTTGTCGATAATGAAACCTTGAATATCCCAAGCAATATTATCCTAGCGGATTCTAAGTTTCTCGAATCTAGACCTATTGACATTTTAATCGGGGCAGATCTATTTTGGCAACTATTATGTCCCAACCAAATCAAAATCAACCAGTACGTTTTCCAAGAGACTCATCTAGGATGGGTTGCATCGGGTCAGGTCGGCCTCTCTAGTTTAAACAATATCAGATGCCACCTCAGCACTAGCATTAATTTGGATTTGCAAATGCAATTAGCAAAATTTTGGGAATTGGAGGAATGCCAATCTACGAAGATTCTCTCCACTGAAGAGCAATTTTGTGAAGAGCACTTCAAGGAAAATACACGTCGTAACGAGAACGGTCGATTTATTGTGCGTCTTCCATTAAAGCAGTCACCAGAATCACTAGGTGAATCCAAGGTTCAAGCAGAACAGAGATTCTACAGCcttgaaagaaaactaaaaagaaatcCATCATTCCGTGAATTGTACGTTCAGTTCATGCAAGAATACCAAGAGCTTAATCACATGACTGCGATAGAAGAAAACGATTATCCTTATCCTGTATACTATATGCCACATCATGGAGTGCTTCGTGAACAAAGTTTGACTACCAAACTACGAGTAGTATTTGACTGTTCAGCACCGACCACATCAGGGTTGTCTTTGAACCATATTCAATGCGTCGGGCCTACCTTACAGGATGATCTATTTTCAATACTAATTAGATTTCGTCAGCACCGATATGTCGTAACAGCGGACATCGAGAAAATGTATCGCATGATTACtgttgacgatgaatgcaaaaaCTTACAAAGAATATTATGGAGGGACGATCCTTCCGAACCAATAAAAACATTTGTTCTAAACACCGTTACATACGGACAAGCATGTGCGTCTTACTTAGCAATAAGATGTCTCATCCAACTCGCCACAGACAATGAAAAAACTTTTCCCGAGATAGCGGAAATTATTCTGCGCGATTTCTACGTTGACGATATGCTTACTGGAGCAGACACTATTGAAGAAACCCAACATATTTGTCAAACCGTCTCAAACATTTTAAAGGCAGGTTGTTTTAATCTACGAAAATGGTATTCTAATGACAATAAAGTATTAGATGGCTTGCAGCATTCAAACGATGCATGTATTTTGAAGTTTGATCCAGAAGAAAAGGCAAAAACGCTTGGACTAACATGGTCATGTAATGCGGATTTACTACATTTTGAGGTGGAAACACTACCCATCAATAAAATTCCTACGAAGCGATCTGTTCTTTCTTCAATATCCAAGATTTTTGATCCATTAGGACTTTTAGGTCCATGCACAGTGTTAGCCAAAACTATAATGCAAAAACTTTGGCTCGAGAAGATTTCTTGGGATGCACCCATTCCAAACGATTTAGCAGAACGTTGGATTAAATTCCAATCTGAATTAGCCCAGCTTAGTCAAGTCAATCTTCCTAGGCATGCCATATGCAAGAATTACAAATACATTGAAATTCATGGATTTGCCGATAGCTCTAGTATTGCATATGGGGCGTGCATTTATTTGCGTAGTCTAGATCATGACAATCAGGTCCACATTCATTTACTTTGCTCCAAGTCAAaggtagctccaataaaaacaatTAGTATCCCTAGGTTAGAGCTTTGCGGAGCACTTTTGTTAGCACGTTTATTCAATAAAGTGAAGCAATCTGTGAGAATAACAATAAACGAAACCATTTTATGGTCGGATTCTACTATAGTACTATCATGGATTCGCACCAGTCCAAATTTACTGAACACATTCGTCAGTAATCGAGTATCCGAAATTCAATCTCTCACTTCCAATTGCAAATGGCGACACGTATCATCACGTGACAATCCATGTGACATCTTGTCCAGAGGTCTATTTCCCAGCCATATTTTGAATCACGAGATATGGTGGTCAGGTCCTCCATGGCTTCAGTTGAATGAATCCTCTTGGCCCACCTCAAAGTTCGACTATATTTTAGACCTACCAGAATTAAAGCAACAGAATTTCACTCATTTGGCCACTGCCTCAAAGTTATTTCCATTTGAGCGCTTTTCACGTCTTAGTCATTTAAAAAGAGTGGTTGCTGTGTGTTTTCGTTTCAAATCAAATTCTCTGCGCTCAGATAAGGAGAAAAGATCTCTTAATAAATTTCCTATTTCCATTGGCGAATTAGATCAAGCTTTTCATTCATTAATTCGAATGTCACAAATGGAATCTTTCTCAAATGAAATTGAACTCTTAACCAATAACAAATCAATAATTAAGGGCAAACTAGCTAGTCTAAACCCATTTTTGGACGATAAAGGACTTCTGCGGGTAGGCGGTCGTCTGATCAATTCTTCctatgaatttaataaaattcatcCTATTGTTTTAGACTCAAAGCACAAGTTTTGTCAGCTTCTTTTTCAATTTGAGCACTATAGATTAATGCATCTTGGTCCTCAGGGTTTGTTAGCCACTATCCGAGAACAATTCTGGCCCATCGGGGGCAGAAGACTCGCTAGGTCAACAGTTAAATCGTGCCTCACTTGTTTTCGATTTAATCCAAAGACCATACAACCTATGATGGGTAACTTACCTAAGGAGCGCCTCAATTTGTCTAGTCCTTTTAGCTATACCGGAGTAGATTATGCTGGACCTTTCAATATCAAAACGCACAAGGGGCGTGGTGGTTCTATAATTAAAGGTTACATCAGCTTGTTTATCTGCTTCACTACAAAGGCGGTGCATATGGAACTTGTTTCAAGTCTTTCAGCAAACGAATTTTTACTTGCTCTTCGTAGATTTGTTGCACGGAGGGGCAAGCCTATAAAGATATTTTCCGACAACGGAACTAATTTTGTTGGGGCATTTAAAGAGTTAGGTACTTTTCTTTCTAATAACGAACTAACCTTGCAGAAAGCATATACTCAAGAAGCTATTTCATGGCATTTCAACCCACCGTATTCACCACATATGGGCGGAATCTGGGAAGCGGGTGTTAAGAGTTGTAAGCACCATTTAAAGAGAGttcttcaaaacactcattttaCATTTGAGGAATTCAATACAATGTTAAATCAAATTGAGGCTATATTAAATTCCCGTCCGCTCTGTCCGCTATCATCCGATCCATCCGACTATACTCCATTAACTCCTGCTCATTTTTTAATTGGTCGACCATTGGTTGCATGTCCAGACCGCAACATTACTGAAGAAAGGGTAAACCGTCTTACCAGATATCAGCACATCCAGTTATTGTGTCAGCATTTTTGGCGACGTTGGAGTCTCGAATACATAGCCGAACTTCAATACAGAACCAAATGGAAAACCAACCATGGCAGCCTATCTGAGGGTTCTCTTGTTTTACTCAAGTCGGACAATACTCTACCTACTCAATGGCGTCTAGGTCGCATCGTTCATATTTTCAAAGGCTCTGATAACGTCGCAAGAGTAGCATCAATCAAGACCCAAGATGGAATCGTTAAGCGGAGCTTTACAAAAATTTGTCCATTACCAATTGAAAGCTAA